The genomic segment CACGGACAGCGCCGCACCGCCTCTTGTATCGGAATCCAGCTTGGACATGAGCACGCTGTCGATGCCCAGCGCCTCGTCAAATGCCTTTGCCACGTTGACTGCGTCCTGACCGGTCATAGCGTCCACCACGAGCATGATCTCGTTGGGTTCCACCTTTGCCTTGATCTGCTTCAGCTCATCCATGAGCTTTTCGTCAATGTGGAGCCGGCCGGCGGTATCGAGAATGACCACATCGTGACCGTAATCCTTGGCATAGCGCATGGCCTGGGTGGAGATCACCACCGGGTCGATCTGTCCCATTTCAAAGACCTTGACCCCAGCCTTTTCTCCCACTACCATCAACTGGTTGATCGCCGCCGGACGGTAGATATCGCAGGCAACCAGCAGGGGGCGATGCCCTTCCCGCTTTAAATATTTTGCAAGCTTTGCAGCGTGGGTGGTTTTACCGGAGCCCTGCAAGCCGCACATCATAATGACGCAGGGAGGCTTGGAGGGCATATTGATCCGGGCATTGTCGTTGCCCATCAGAGCGATCAGCTCATCGTTGACGATCTTGACCACCTGCTGTGCCGGGGTCAGACTGGAGAGAACCTCCTCCCCCACGCAGCGCTGGGATACCTTTGCCACAAAATCCTTGACGACCTTATAGCTGACGTCCGCCTCCAGCAGCGCCATCCGGACCTCCCGCATGGCGTCCTTGACGTCGCTCTCCGACAGCTTGCCGCGGGATTTGAGCTTTTTAAAGACGTGGTTGAGCTTTTCGGACAGACCTTCAAATGCCATAGTCCCGCCTCATTTCTTTCTAAGTGTATTGATTCGTTTATTCGATCAGTGCCCGGCACTGTGCCGCACAATCTGCAAGCGCCGAAAGCTGCTCCGGGGGGATGCGTCCGCCCAGGGTGCCGATCCGGTGCTGTAATTCCTCCAGCTTTTCCACACAGGCGGTATGCTGTGCGGCAAAGCCCAGCTTTGCTTCATACTCCGTCAGCAGCGCCTCGCCACGCTTCACAGCGTCCCGCACTGCCTGCCGGGAAACCCCGGCGTCCTCTGCGATCTCCCCCAGGGAAAGATCCTCACAGTAGTAAAGCTCCATGTATGCCGCCTGCCGTTCCGTCAGCAGGGAGCCGTAGCAGTCCAGCAGCAGCGCAAACCGCAGATCCTTTGCCATGTGCAGCGCCGCCCCCTTTCTGTGACATGGGTGTAAAGCTGTTTTCCTTTACACAGTATACCGGATTTCCGGGCTTTTGTCAATCCCGCCAAAGCAACTCCGTCGAAATAGACAGCTGAATCGTTTGAATTTTGCCTCGTTTGTGCATTATGTACATAATTTTCTGTCGAAAACGCCCGTGCGCACATTTTAACGCTGCAAATTTTGTATAAATATCCTATTGCAAAGCCATGCTGATAAGCGTATAATAAGAACAGCGTGGATTCCACAGCCGCCCCGACTGCCGGCGCAGGGGGTGTGCTGCCCACAATGATCTGATTTCAGGCGCCGGAGAACGGAGCAACACATGACCAACTACAAAGACCCGAACTATCTCAAGCAGGAGCTGCTGAGCCGGCTCCGGACACAGTTCAACGTTACACCCAGCGAAGCATCCGACAAGCAGGTATATCAGGCGCTGTCCGCCATGATCGTGGAGATCCTGCGGGAAAAGCGCCAGTCCTTTATTAATAAATGTCACTCCAACGGCCGCAAGCAGATCTACTACCTGTCCATGGAGTTTCTGATGGGCAGATCCTTGAAGACCAGCCTGTACAATCTGGAGCTGGTGGAGGATATCAGCAAGATCCTGGGCGAGTACGACATCAACCTGGACAAGATCTATGAATACGAGCCGGACGCAGGGCTTGGCAACGGCGGTCTGGGCAGACTGGCTGCCTGCTACATGGACGCTCTGGCAACCCAGGCGTACCCGGCAATGGGCTACTCCATCTGCTACGAGTACGGCATCTTCAAGCAGCACCTGGAAAACGGCTGGCAGACCGAGCTGCCGGATAACTGGCTGCCCGGCGGCTCCGTATGGCTGGATCCCCGGCCGGAGCTTTCCATCGATGTACACTTCGAGGGGGATTTACAGGAATACTGGGATAAGCAGTACCACTACATTTCCCATGTGAACTACAGCACCGTCTGTGCCATCCCCTATGATATGTATGTATCCGGCTACGGCAGCGAGGGCGTTTCCGTGCTGCGGCTCTGGACGGCAAAGGCGCCCAACTTTGATATGGCAAGCTTCAACAAGGGGGATTACGAAAAGGCGCTTGCCGGCAACTCCGTTGCCAACGCCATCTCCAAGGTGCTGTACCCCAACGACAACCATCTGGAGGGCAAGTCCCTGCGTCTGCGGCAGCAGTACTTCCTGTGCGCTGCATCCGTGGGGGATATCGTCAACAACCACATGAGCGTATACGGCACCCTGGATAACTTCCACGAAAAGGTTGCCATCCACATCAACGACACCCACCCCACCCTGGCGATCCCGGAGCTGATGCGGATCCTGCTGGACGACTGCGGCTATACCTGGGAAAAGGCATGGCACATTGTTACCAACACCTTCGCCTACACCAACCACACCGTCATGGCGGAAGCCCTGGAAAAGTGGGACGTGAACCTGGTGCGCCGCATCATTCCCCGGATCTTCTCCATCATCGTGGAGATCAACAACCGGTACTGCGCACAGTTGATGGAGCGGAACGGCGGCGACAGCGCCAAGACCACCAGCATGTCCATCATCAAGGACAATCAGATCCATATGGCGACCCTGTGCGTGGTAGCATCCCACAGCGTCAACGGGGTTTCCAAGCTCCACTCCGAGATCATCAAGCAGTCCGTATTCAAGGATGAGTACGCTGACTCTCCCATGAAGTTCAAGAATGTGACCAACGGCATCGCATACCGCCGGTGGCTGTACCAGTCCAACCCGGGACTCACCGCCCTGCTGCGTGAAAAGATCGGCTCCGGCTTCCTGAAGGACGGCAGCGAGCTGAAAAAGCTCAGCGTGTTCGCCAACGATGACGCTGTTCTGGAGCAGTTGCGGAAGATCAAGCGGGAGAACAAGGAGCGGTTCTGCAAGTATGTGATGCAGAACAGCAAGTTCGCCATCGATCCGGACACCATCTTTGACGTACAGGTAAAGCGGCTCCACGAATACAAGCGGCAGCACCTGAACGTAATGAACATTCTGGCGGACTACAATATGCTGCTGGAAAATCCGGATATGGACTTTACCCCCAAGACCTATATCTTTGCGGCAAAGGCTGCACCGGGCTACTACCTGGCAAAGCAGATCATCAAAATGATCTGGGCCATTTCCGAGGAGATCCGCAAGAACCCCAAGATCTCCAAGAAGCTGTCCGTGTACTTCCTGGAGGATTACCGGGTGACCCTGTCCGAGCTGCTGATGCCCGCCAGCGATATTTCCGAGCAGATCTCCCTGGCAGGCACGGAGGCATCCGGCACCGGCAACATGAAGCTGATGCTCAACGGCGCCATTACCATGGGCACCCTGGACGGAGCAAACGTGGAGATCCGGGATGTGGTGGGCGACGAGAACATCATCATCTTCGGCATGAAGACCGAGGAGGTCAATGCGCTGAAGGCAGCCGGCTACCGGCCGGAGGATTACTACAACAACAATGAAGTGATCCGTGCCTGCATCAACCGGATGTACAAGGGCATCAACGGCTGCGTATTCAACGACGTGGCGGATTCCCTGAAAAACTCGGATCCGTATATGGTACTGGCGGACTTCGACAGCTACCGTGCCGCACAGCAGCGTTCCTCCCAGCTGTACCAGGATACCCGGAAGTGGACCCAGATGTCCCTGGCGAATATCGCCAATGCCGGCGTATTCTCCGCAGACCGGGCGGTCAACGAATACGCAAAGGAAATCTGGGGACTTTAAGCAACACCGCACAAAGAATGTGTGGTAGATGTGCCAACAGATTTTTCGTCAGATTGCATAGAAACGACGCAGGAATACTGGTGTATTGCAAGGAGTTTCTGTGTGATATGACGGAAAATTCGTCAGCAGATGCTTCGCATAGCCGACAGGCGGGCTTTGTGCGGCGTTGCCTTTCATACAATCCCAAAACGTCGTGCAGGGTGTCTCTCTGCACGGCGTTTTTTGACAGAGTTCAATCCTGTTTAGCTGGGCAATAAACTACCAAAACAATGCAATATTCTCAATTGAAATTGTACTATTATTCCGTTATAATACTTATTGTATTCTGCAACTGACGAACAGCAGAATGTACAGTATTCATTGTGCTGTCTTCCGTACCCGGAAGTACAACCTGATTGTCTTCGCAACATCACGTTTTTCTACATGCTTGTGTTGCATAGTGCAATGACTGTGGAGCCTGAACCGTCAGGATTACTCCCCGAAAAATGCGGACAAATATGAAAAGCCTGTAATATTTGAACTACACCGCATTTTTCTGATCCTGCAATCCGAGGCTATGCGTACCACAGCAAGCTGTCAATAAGGCGCTGCATTGGAAACAGCCGCCTGTTCGTTGCGCCGGAGCTTGAGATGATTTGATTTTTTGAGAGGGGATCAGATCGGGCAAAGCCTGCGGCAATCATAACACTCCATTTTTATACGGCTCGAGGACAGATTTTCTGTCCTCATTTTTTTGCCCGTTTTTTCCGCAACTTTCACACCCTGCACACAAAAGCTGTTGCATTCAACAGGGATTTGTGCTATACTATAGACAATACCGCTCGGACGAAAATTTGGCTGTACAGCAGGAAAAACCGCCGGTTTTCCTGTCTGCGGCTGTATAAAAAGCAGTGCTGCATGTGCTGCCGAAAGAAAGGAACGGACTATGAAACTCAAACAAACCATTGCCGCCCTGGCAGGCGCAGCGCTGCTGGCTGCCATGCCCATGAGCGCATACACATACACCGCCTTTGCAGAGACGGATGCCTTTTACACCGGCTCGGATGCCTCCGGTCAGGTGGAGACCTTCACCAGCGGCGACTATACCTACAGTCTGCTGACCGGGAAGGAGGATGCCAGCCAGCAGGCTGCCTGCCTGGAAAGCTGCACCTCCACGGAGGAGAACCTGGTGATCCCGGAAACCATTGACGGCTATGAGGTGGTGGCACTGGGGGACAATACCTTCATGGACAACACCACCGCCAAAACCATCACCATTCCCAAGACCGTCATCGGCACCGGTCTGTACACCTTCTTCGGCTGCACCGGCGTCACCGAATATATCGTAGATCCGGACAATGAATACTACGAAGCAGTGGACGGGATCCTCTATGCGGAGGATCAGACCTATCTGGTTCAGTATCCCATCGGCAAAAATCCCACGGAATTCACCGTGCCGGACAAGGTATACGACATTGGCAACAGTGCCTTTGCCGAGTGCAAATCCCTGAAAACCGTCACCATTCCCGACAGCGTCAAGCAGATCGGCGTGTGGGCGTTTGCAGGCTGTACCGCTCTGACCTCCGTGACCCTGCCCAGCACCATGACCAAGATCGAGGACTTCTGCTTTGCCTATGACACTGCCATTACAGAGTTCAACATTCCCGACACCATTCAGACCATCTGTGCCGGCGCCTTTGCCGGCTGCAAGGGCATGACCGCCTTCAAGATCCCCACCGCATGCACCACCATCGAGCAGGCGGCGTTCGCCGGCACCTCCCTGGAGAGCATCACCGTACCGGAAACCGTTACGGAGATCGGCTTCTCCGCCCTTGGATATGACCTGGACGAAAACAACCAGTTCGTTGCCAACCCGGACTTCACCATTTATTCCACCGCAGGCTCCGCCGCTGCCCGGTACAGCATCGACTCTGAAAATGACAACCATTTCACCTTTGTACAGATCTCCAAGGAGCAGACCACTGGAGATGCCACCACCCGCCCCAATATCGAGGGGGTGCCCGTGAACAATCACACCATCAGCCAGGAGGATGCCCGGGTCTTCACCGTCATCAAGGCAGTGATCCTGGCGCTCATCGGCGTTGCCATCGTGGCGCTGACCGTGGTGGGCGTGGTGCTCTCCAAGAGAAAGCATGCCGCTTCGGATGCTTCCCTGCCCGGGGCATCTGCACCGGCTGAACCGGAAAAGGACGACGACAAGGAGGAGCAGGCATGAAAGGAACAAAGCTGATCTGTGCCGCCCTGTCCGGCATGCTGCTGGCTGCACTGGCTGTACCGTGCAGTGCGGATGAAACGCACACCGCCGAAACCTATGAGGGGGACGGCTTTACCCTGTCCTACCAGCTGGAGGATGCAGGAGCCGCCGTTGTGGGATGCTCCTCGGATGCGGTGAACGTGACTGTGCCCGATACCTTAGGGGGCAAGCCGGTCACTTCCGTGGAGGAGAGCGCATTCAATAGCTGCGGTGCCATTGAAACCGTGACCCTGCCGGATTCTGTGACCCTCATCGGGGACGGGGCATTTTTCGGCTGTACCACTCTGAAAAGCATTGCCCTGCCCAAGAGCCTGACCAAGATCGGCTACCAGGCATTCTACTACTGTGCCGATCTGGAGTCCATCAATCTGCCGGAATCCATGCAGAGCATCGGGGACCAGGCGTTTCTCGCCTGTCTCAAGCTCACCACCGTGACCCTGCCCGCCTCTCTGACCTCTCTGGGAGAGTATGCGTTTGAGGGCTGTGAGGAGCTGACGGAGATCCGGGTGGATCCGGAAAACCAGATCTACTGCGACCTGGAGGGCGTCCTGTTCAATGAGGATATGACCCGGCTCATCAAATATCCGGATCAGCACGCCGGGGACAGCTACACCCTGCCGGACAGCACCACCGCCATTGCCAATTGGGCGTTTACGGGTGCCAAGAATCTGGTAAGCCTGGATCTGAACAAGGCGACAGAGATCGGCAAGGATGCCTTCTACATCTGCACCGCCCTGGAGCAGATCACCATCCCGGAGGGGGTCACCGCCCTGCCCGGAACCACCTTCGGAGGCTGCACCGCCCTCAAACAGGTTCAGTTGCCGGATTCTCTGACGGAGCTGGGAGATTACTGCTTTGTGAACTGCCCGGAGCTGAAGGATATTACCATTCCCGGCTCTGTATCCACCATCGGGAACTACGCACTGGGCTTTACCCTGGATACGGAAACCAAAACCACTGCCAAGGTTGACGGCTTCACCATCCACACCCGGGTGGGTACCGCCGCTGCAAGCTATGCCAAGGAAAACGACATCCACTATGAAAAGCAGGGCGCAAAAACCGGCTTGGCTCTGGTGATCGCCGGCGGCGTGCTACTACTGGCAGGGGCTGTGATCCTGGCGATCCGGCTGCGGGGCGACAAACAAAACGATGCCCCGGAAGCCGCAACGGATACCCCCAAGGAACAGGAAACGCCGGACGCACCGGAGAAGGAGTAACAGATGAATCGATTCAAACGACTGCTTGCCGCTGCCTGCGCCGGAATGCTGACCCTGTGTGCACTGCCGGGTCTGGGTTCCTGGGCAGAGGATGCCGCAGAGGACAGCTTTAGCGACGAGGTGCTGACCTATACCAAGCTGGGGGACGGCAAGGTTTCCGTCACCGCCTGCGACATCAATACCGCCACCCTGCATGTACCGGCGGAGA from the Ruminococcus champanellensis 18P13 = JCM 17042 genome contains:
- the ffh gene encoding signal recognition particle protein, with product MAFEGLSEKLNHVFKKLKSRGKLSESDVKDAMREVRMALLEADVSYKVVKDFVAKVSQRCVGEEVLSSLTPAQQVVKIVNDELIALMGNDNARINMPSKPPCVIMMCGLQGSGKTTHAAKLAKYLKREGHRPLLVACDIYRPAAINQLMVVGEKAGVKVFEMGQIDPVVISTQAMRYAKDYGHDVVILDTAGRLHIDEKLMDELKQIKAKVEPNEIMLVVDAMTGQDAVNVAKAFDEALGIDSVLMSKLDSDTRGGAALSVLAVTGKPIKFVGMGEKLDEFERFHPERMASRILGMGDVLTLVEKAEAVMSKSDAEKLTKKLQEHSFDMNDLLDQLKQIRKMGSLKSIISMLPGVGDKVKDMDVDEKQFSRIEAMITSMTKKERAKPSIINPQRKRRIAAGSGTKVEDVNRLLKQFEQMQQFMKQMGGGGKTKMFARRARKQLAGMNFDKMGNPGGKLPF
- the ylxM gene encoding YlxM family DNA-binding protein, with protein sequence MAKDLRFALLLDCYGSLLTERQAAYMELYYCEDLSLGEIAEDAGVSRQAVRDAVKRGEALLTEYEAKLGFAAQHTACVEKLEELQHRIGTLGGRIPPEQLSALADCAAQCRALIE
- a CDS encoding glycogen/starch/alpha-glucan phosphorylase codes for the protein MTNYKDPNYLKQELLSRLRTQFNVTPSEASDKQVYQALSAMIVEILREKRQSFINKCHSNGRKQIYYLSMEFLMGRSLKTSLYNLELVEDISKILGEYDINLDKIYEYEPDAGLGNGGLGRLAACYMDALATQAYPAMGYSICYEYGIFKQHLENGWQTELPDNWLPGGSVWLDPRPELSIDVHFEGDLQEYWDKQYHYISHVNYSTVCAIPYDMYVSGYGSEGVSVLRLWTAKAPNFDMASFNKGDYEKALAGNSVANAISKVLYPNDNHLEGKSLRLRQQYFLCAASVGDIVNNHMSVYGTLDNFHEKVAIHINDTHPTLAIPELMRILLDDCGYTWEKAWHIVTNTFAYTNHTVMAEALEKWDVNLVRRIIPRIFSIIVEINNRYCAQLMERNGGDSAKTTSMSIIKDNQIHMATLCVVASHSVNGVSKLHSEIIKQSVFKDEYADSPMKFKNVTNGIAYRRWLYQSNPGLTALLREKIGSGFLKDGSELKKLSVFANDDAVLEQLRKIKRENKERFCKYVMQNSKFAIDPDTIFDVQVKRLHEYKRQHLNVMNILADYNMLLENPDMDFTPKTYIFAAKAAPGYYLAKQIIKMIWAISEEIRKNPKISKKLSVYFLEDYRVTLSELLMPASDISEQISLAGTEASGTGNMKLMLNGAITMGTLDGANVEIRDVVGDENIIIFGMKTEEVNALKAAGYRPEDYYNNNEVIRACINRMYKGINGCVFNDVADSLKNSDPYMVLADFDSYRAAQQRSSQLYQDTRKWTQMSLANIANAGVFSADRAVNEYAKEIWGL
- a CDS encoding leucine-rich repeat domain-containing protein — protein: MKLKQTIAALAGAALLAAMPMSAYTYTAFAETDAFYTGSDASGQVETFTSGDYTYSLLTGKEDASQQAACLESCTSTEENLVIPETIDGYEVVALGDNTFMDNTTAKTITIPKTVIGTGLYTFFGCTGVTEYIVDPDNEYYEAVDGILYAEDQTYLVQYPIGKNPTEFTVPDKVYDIGNSAFAECKSLKTVTIPDSVKQIGVWAFAGCTALTSVTLPSTMTKIEDFCFAYDTAITEFNIPDTIQTICAGAFAGCKGMTAFKIPTACTTIEQAAFAGTSLESITVPETVTEIGFSALGYDLDENNQFVANPDFTIYSTAGSAAARYSIDSENDNHFTFVQISKEQTTGDATTRPNIEGVPVNNHTISQEDARVFTVIKAVILALIGVAIVALTVVGVVLSKRKHAASDASLPGASAPAEPEKDDDKEEQA
- a CDS encoding leucine-rich repeat domain-containing protein; translation: MKGTKLICAALSGMLLAALAVPCSADETHTAETYEGDGFTLSYQLEDAGAAVVGCSSDAVNVTVPDTLGGKPVTSVEESAFNSCGAIETVTLPDSVTLIGDGAFFGCTTLKSIALPKSLTKIGYQAFYYCADLESINLPESMQSIGDQAFLACLKLTTVTLPASLTSLGEYAFEGCEELTEIRVDPENQIYCDLEGVLFNEDMTRLIKYPDQHAGDSYTLPDSTTAIANWAFTGAKNLVSLDLNKATEIGKDAFYICTALEQITIPEGVTALPGTTFGGCTALKQVQLPDSLTELGDYCFVNCPELKDITIPGSVSTIGNYALGFTLDTETKTTAKVDGFTIHTRVGTAAASYAKENDIHYEKQGAKTGLALVIAGGVLLLAGAVILAIRLRGDKQNDAPEAATDTPKEQETPDAPEKE